From one Triticum urartu cultivar G1812 chromosome 3, Tu2.1, whole genome shotgun sequence genomic stretch:
- the LOC125546345 gene encoding vacuolar-processing enzyme gamma-isozyme-like: MAMTSSFRLLPLALLLLLLAMAHARLQPTIRLPSDDGTRWAVLVAGSNGYYNYRHQADICHAYQILKKGGLKDENIIVFMYDDIAHNLENPRPGVIINHPQGGDVYAGVPKDYTGKEVNVKNLFAVLLGNKTAVSGGSGKVVDSGPNDHIFVFYSDHGGPGVIGMPTYPYVYGDDLVDVLKKKHALGTYKSLVFYLEACEAGSVFEGLLPNDIGVYATTASNAEESSWGTYCPGEYPSPPSEYDTCLGDLYSISWMEDSDVHNLRTESLKQQYDLVKKRTAAQDSYSYGSHVMQYGSLDLNDQHLFLYIGSNPANDNTTFVEDNSLPSFSRAVNQRDADLVYFWRKYQKLAESSPEKNDARKQLLEMMGHRSHIDNSVELIGNLLFGFADGPMVLKTVRPAGEPLADDWSCLKSTVRAFESQCGSLAQYGMKHMRSFANICNAGILPEAMVKMAAQACTSIPTNPWSATHNGFSA; this comes from the exons ATGGCGATGACGTCGTCCTTCCGCCTCCTTCCCCTCGCGCTGCTGCTCCTCCTGCTCGCCATGGCGCACGCGCGGCTGCAGCCCACCATCCGGCTGCCGTCGGACGACGGGACCAGGTGggccgtcctcgtcgccggcTCCAACGGCTACTACAACTACCGCCATCAG GCGGATATTTGCCATGCCTACCAAATATTGAAGAAGGGTGGTCTCAAGGATGAGAACATCATCGTCTTCATGTACGATGACATTGCGCACAACCTGGAGAACCCGAGGCCGGGCGTCATCATCAACCACCCCCAGGGTGGAGATGTCTATGCTGGGGTCCCTAAG GACTACACTGGGAAGGAGGTTAATGTCAAGAACTTGTTTGCTGTCCTGCTCGGTAATAAAACCGCTGTGAGTGGTGGGAGCGGCAAAGTCGTGGACAGTGGCCCTAATGATCACATTTTTGTGTTTTACAGTGACCATGGGGGTCCTGGGGTCATTG GGATGCCTACCTATCCATACGTTTACGGTGACGATCTTGTAGATGTCCTGAAGAAAAAGCACGCTCTTGGAACCTACAAAAGCCTG GTATTTTATCTTgaagcctgtgaagctgggagcGTCTTTGAGGGGCTTCTGCCAAATGACATCGGTGTCTATGCGACCACCGCGTCGAACGCAGAGGAGAGCAGTTGGGGAACGTATTGCCCTGGCGAGTACCCCAGCCCTCCGTCCGAATATGACACCTGCTTGGGCGACCTGTACAGCATTTCTTGGATGGAAGACAG TGATGTACACAATCTGAGAACTGAATCTCTCAAGCAGCAGTATGACTTG GTCAAGAAGAGAACGGCAGCTCAGGACTCATACAGCTATGGTTCCCATGTGATGCAATACGGTTCTTTGGATCTGAATGATCAACATCTCTTCTTGTACATTGGGTCAAATCCTGCTAACGACAACACTACATTTGTTGAAGATAACTCACTGCCGTCCTTCTCAAGAGCTGTTAATCAGAGGGATGCTGATCTTGTCTATTTCTGGCGCAAG TACCAGAAATTGGCTGAGAGCTCCCCTGAGAAAAACGATGCTCGGAAGCAATTGCTCGAGATGATGGGTCATAGATCTCATATTGACAACAGCGTCGAGCTGATTGGAAACCTTCTGTTTGGTTTTGCGGATGGTCCAATGGTTCTAAAGACTGTTCGCCCAGCTGGCGAGCCTCTTGCTGATGACTGGAGTTGTCTCAAGTCTACG GTGCGTGCATTTGAATCACAATGTGGCTCGTTGGCGCAGTATGGAATGAAGCACATGCGGTCCTTTGCAAACATCTGCAATGCCGGCATCCTTCCTGAAGCGATGGTGAAGATGGCTGCTCAGGCATGCACCAGCATCCCAACCAACCCCTGGAGTGCCACACACAATGGTTTTAGTGCTTAA